In a single window of the Raphanus sativus cultivar WK10039 chromosome 9, ASM80110v3, whole genome shotgun sequence genome:
- the LOC108824819 gene encoding uncharacterized protein LOC108824819: METTSKQNVPMKSAEIIAEEISSKQDFKTAFATLKDNNVEEIKPDEIRDDDVYPKPVVETEDIIDEMESIDIDEEDKTVSLEFETQQDKMLSPNNNDDDDSESSYDSKGDADEDETMDDKEKPKPDSPDSNPSTSAWTEKAAAIKNFVRVKSEVAVHTFMRRLSGKMNDDNAFHDERDDETKWVESPKAEGKSSIWNPLSYLKMMQNDDTVEKVELTNVEAELEPVVMKGRIILYTRLGCEECRECRLYLHGKRLRYVEINIDIYPSRKHDLEKIGGSSSSDVPKVFFNEELVGSFKELKELDESGELDEKIRHLIDEASPREAPLPPFSGEDDASSKGPVDELALIVRKMKPCIVKDRLYKLRRFKNCFSGSDAVDFLSSDQCLERDKAIEVAKKFARQLFFQHVLNENLFEDGNHLYRFLDDDPIVSSQCHNIPRGIIEIKPRPIIEIASRLRLLYQAILEAYTSPDGKHVDYRSIHGSEEFARYLRIIQELHRVQQLVDMPREEKLAFFINLYNMMAIHAILVWGHPAGPLERTKMFGEFKYVIGGYTYSLSAIQNGIIRGNQRQPYHLTKPFNEKDKRSMVALPYAEPLSHFALVCGTRSGPPLRCFSPGEIDKELMEATRDFLRGGGLVVELSSKVAYISKIFNWYAVDFGNCEKKVLKHASTYLEPQLSEALLDVLVDTQFKVVYQTYDWGLNN, translated from the exons ATGGAGACTACTTCTAAACAAAATGTGCCGATGAAATCTGCTGAGATCATCGCTGAGGAAATTTCTTCTAAACAAGATTTTAAAACTGCTTTTGCAACATTGAAGGACAACAATGTGGAAGAAATTAAACCTGATGAGATAAGAGATGATGATGTTTATCCTAAACCCGTTGTCGAAACTGAGGACATAATTGACGAGATGGAATCTATAGACATCGATGAAGAGGACAAGACAGTGTCTTTGGAATTTGAAACACAACAAGATAAGATGCTTAGTCCTAataataatgatgatgatgatagtgaGAGTTCTTATGATTCAAAAGGCGACGCTGATGAAGATGAAACAATGGATGATAAAGAGAAGCCAAAACCCGACTCACCAGATTCTAACCCATCGACTTCTGCTTGGACGGAGAAAGCAGCTGCGATCAAGAACTTCGTTAGAGTGAAGAGTGAAGTTGCCGTACATACATTTATGCGCCGTCTTTCCGGGAAAATGAATGATGACAATGCATTTCACGATGAAAGAGATGATGAAACCAAATGGGTTGAGTCTCCAAAAGCAGAGGGAAAGTCGTCCATATGGAATCCTTTAAGCTACTTGAAGATGATGCAGAACGATGACACAGTTGAAAAAGTAGAATTGACAAATGTGGAGGCGGAGTTGGAGCCTGTAGTGATGAAAGGTAggattatattatatacacgATTAGGGTGTGAGGAATGCAGAGAATGTAGGTTGTATCTGCATGGAAAGAGGCTTAGATATGTCGAGATAAATATTGATATCTACCCATCTAGAAAGCATGATCTTGAAAAGATTGGTGGGTCATCTTCTTCAGATGTTCCTAAGGTATTCTTCAATGAAGAATTAGTCGGGAGCTTCAAGGAGCTTAAGGAATTGGATGAATCAGGAGAACTTGATGAGAAGATTAGACATTTGATAGATGAAGCATCACCTAGGGAAGCTCCTCTGCCACCATTCTCAGGAGAAGACGATGCATCAAGTAAAGGTCCTGTAGATGAACTAGCTTTAATAGTGCGGAAGATGAAGCCTTGCATCGTTAAGGATAGGCTTTATAAGTTACGAAGGTTCAAAAACTGTTTTTCAGGTTCAGATGCTGTGGATTTCTTATCATCTGATCAGTGTTTAGAAAGAGATAAG gCCATTGAAGTTGCCAAAAAATTTGCAAGACAACTCTTCTTTCAACATGTCTTAAA tGAGAATCTGTTTGAAGATGGGAATCACTTGTACCGGTTTCTGGATGATGACCCTATCGTGTCATCTCAATGCCATAACATCCCTAGAGGAATAATTGAGATAAAGCCAAGGCCGATCATTGAAATTGCGTCAAGACTAAGACTTCTGTACCAAGCAATTCTTGAAGCTTATACTTCACCAGATGGAAAACATGTTGACTATAGAAGCATTCATGGGAGTGAAGAGTTTGCAAG GTACCTACGGATAATCCAAGAGCTTCATAGGGTACAACAACTTGTAGATATGCCGAGAGAAGAAAAGCTTGCCTTCTTTATTAATCTTTATAACATGATGGCTATCCATGCAATACTTGTATGGGGACATCCAGCAGGACCACTTGAACGAACAAAGATGTTCGGAGAGTTTAAGTATGTTATTGGTGGCTACACTTACTCACTCTCGGCTATCCAAAATGGTATTATAAGGGGTAACCAGCGACAGCCTTACCATCTTACGAAACCTTTTAATGAAAAGGATAAACGGTCCATG GTTGCTTTGCCTTATGCAGAGCCTTTGAGTCATTTTGCTCTAGTTTGTGGTACTCGTTCTGGACCACCTCTCCGATGCTTCTCGCCTGGAGAGATTGACAAAGAGCTCATGGAGGCAACTCGCGACTTCTTAAGAGGAGGAGGACTCGTTGTTGAACTCAGTTCCAAAGTTGCATACATTAGCAAAATCTTTAACTG GTATGCGGTGGATTTTGGAAATTGTGAAAAGAAAGTACTGAAGCATGCATCAACCTACTTGGAACCTCAACTTTCAGAAGCGTTGCTGGATGTGCTAGTTGATACTCAGTTTAAAGTTGTCTACCAAACATATGACTGGGGACTTAACAACTAA